The Pseudomonas sp. LFM046 region TCGGTTGAAGGGAGCGTTCACCCTGGATGCGGCCGTGGACGTGCTGGATGACACTCGACTGTGTCCCGAATGCATCTTCGCCGCAGTCCGCCAACTGGCCGACAAGTCGCTCCTGATGGTGGAGCAGGGGGAGCGCGGAATGGCGTACCGGGTACCCAACACCGCGCGCGCCTACGTCCTTCAAGGTGTCCCGCTCAACTCGCCAGGCGCCGCCATCCCCGCGGCGTGACGCCTTCCAGCCGGGTGAAGATCCGGCAGAAGTGAGCCTGGTCGCAGAACCCGCACTCCAGACCGATTTCCGCCAGTGGCAGACGCGCCTCGGCCAGCAGGCGCTTGGCCTTTTCAACGCGCTGCAAGCGCAGCCAGGCCTGCGGCGAATGCTCGGTGCTGACCTTGAACTTGCGGCTGAAGTCGCTGCGCGAAAGGCCACACGCGCGGGCCAGGGTGGTCACGTCGATGCCAACGTCCAGATGCTCTAGCAGCAGGGCAAGAGCACGCTCGCGCTGCCAGGGGTCGAGGCCGCGTCTGGGCGGCTCGACGGCGTACCGCATCGTGGCAATGTCGGTCTG contains the following coding sequences:
- a CDS encoding AraC family transcriptional regulator, with amino-acid sequence MLQTDIATMRYAVEPPRRGLDPWQRERALALLLEHLDVGIDVTTLARACGLSRSDFSRKFKVSTEHSPQAWLRLQRVEKAKRLLAEARLPLAEIGLECGFCDQAHFCRIFTRLEGVTPRGWRRLAS